A single region of the Austwickia chelonae genome encodes:
- the alr gene encoding alanine racemase, translating into MTADQRVGPARLTIDLDAITENTRELCRRSGAAQVMAVVKADGYGHGLIPAAHAALIGGATWLGTALLEEALELRRQGVGGRILSWLHTPGVAFDAAVLADIDLAAAGTWAVEEIAAAARRTGRTARVHLKVDTGLGRNGAYGDDVIALISRAAELEREGILSIVGLMSHFAYADAPGHPTVRAQQETFRRYADSCERAGIDLEVRHLANSAATLTDPDCAFDLVRPGLAVYGLSPVPQTGGPEHFGLRPAMTCSADLALVKRIPAGQGVSYGHDYRPRQDTCIGVVPVGYADGIPRRASNTGPVQLSGERLRIAGRVCMDQYVVDLGPGSTCRAGDEVILFGDPASGVPSAQDWAEAADTISYEIITRMSTRLPREYVGKETT; encoded by the coding sequence ATGACAGCAGATCAACGGGTGGGCCCCGCCAGGCTCACCATCGACCTCGACGCCATCACCGAGAACACCCGCGAACTCTGCAGACGTAGCGGGGCCGCTCAAGTGATGGCGGTGGTCAAGGCGGACGGCTACGGACATGGACTCATCCCCGCAGCTCACGCTGCGCTCATCGGCGGGGCCACCTGGCTGGGCACGGCTCTGTTGGAGGAAGCTCTCGAACTGCGCCGACAGGGAGTAGGCGGCCGGATCCTGTCCTGGTTGCATACCCCAGGGGTAGCCTTCGACGCCGCAGTCCTGGCCGATATCGACCTTGCTGCTGCCGGGACATGGGCGGTGGAGGAGATCGCCGCTGCTGCCCGGCGGACCGGCCGAACCGCGCGGGTCCACCTGAAGGTGGACACCGGATTGGGGCGTAACGGCGCTTACGGAGATGACGTCATCGCGCTGATTTCTCGTGCTGCAGAACTGGAACGCGAAGGAATCCTGTCGATCGTGGGATTGATGAGCCATTTCGCCTACGCCGATGCGCCGGGACATCCCACGGTCCGAGCTCAGCAGGAGACCTTCCGGAGGTATGCGGACTCCTGCGAACGTGCTGGGATCGACCTCGAGGTACGACACCTGGCCAACTCTGCAGCCACTCTGACCGACCCGGATTGTGCTTTTGACCTGGTCAGGCCAGGGTTGGCCGTCTACGGTCTGTCCCCGGTCCCGCAGACCGGCGGGCCCGAGCACTTCGGCCTGCGCCCAGCGATGACCTGCTCTGCGGACCTGGCCTTGGTGAAGAGAATCCCAGCAGGTCAAGGCGTCAGCTACGGTCACGACTATCGTCCGAGGCAGGACACATGTATCGGCGTTGTCCCTGTCGGATATGCCGACGGAATACCCCGCCGTGCCTCCAACACCGGCCCTGTACAGCTTTCCGGGGAACGACTCCGGATCGCCGGCCGGGTCTGTATGGACCAGTACGTTGTCGACCTCGGCCCAGGCAGCACCTGCCGAGCAGGCGACGAGGTGATCCTCTTCGGCGACCCGGCATCCGGGGTTCCCTCAGCGCAGGACTGGGCCGAAGCCGCAGACACCATCAGCTACGAGATCATCACCAGGATGAGCACTCGTCTGCCTCGGGAATACGTGGGCAAGGAGACGACGTGA
- the glmS gene encoding glutamine--fructose-6-phosphate transaminase (isomerizing) — protein MCGIVGYVGPEAGQRALEVIMEGLARLEYRGYDSAGVALVADRSIVSAKKSGKLVNLRSQLERNPMPAARAGIGHTRWATHGGPTDENAHPHLGGDEDRLALIHNGIIENFHVLKSELLAEGVVFRSETDTEVAAQMLARAYASSGDLTAAMQAVVNRLEGAFTLLAVHADSPDTVVAARRNSPLVIGLGEGENFLGSDVAAFIGHTRMAMEVDQDQIVTITAEDVRVISFDGTPAEGKCFEVTWDAAQAEKGGHRSFMEKEILEQPHALADTLLGRSNPEGDLVLDEMRIDPDRLRAVSKIVIVACGTAFYSGLTAKYAIEHWTRIPCAVELAHEFRYCDPVIDDSTLVVSISQSGETMDTLMAVKHARALGALTLSICNTHGATIPRESDAALYTHAGPEIAVASTKAFTAQIAACYLFGLYLAQLRGDSETAREVMAELAELPAKVETVLGGMARIREIAHFMADTRSVLFLGRHVGYPIALEGALKLKEIAYIHAEGFAAGELKHGPIALIEPGQPVFIVVPSPSTPHHLHDKVVSNIQEIRARGARTLVIAEDGDETVLPFADEVIEVPASSPLLAPLLTIIPLQVFACELATAKGLDVDQPRNLAKSVTVE, from the coding sequence ATGTGCGGAATCGTGGGGTACGTCGGGCCGGAGGCCGGTCAGCGGGCGCTCGAAGTCATCATGGAGGGCCTTGCGCGGCTCGAGTATCGCGGATACGACTCGGCTGGAGTTGCCCTGGTGGCTGATCGAAGCATCGTATCGGCGAAGAAATCCGGAAAACTGGTGAATCTGCGCTCTCAGCTCGAGCGCAATCCCATGCCTGCGGCCCGTGCTGGGATCGGCCACACCCGTTGGGCGACCCATGGCGGGCCCACCGACGAGAATGCGCACCCCCACCTCGGTGGTGACGAAGACCGCCTGGCACTCATCCACAACGGCATCATCGAGAACTTTCACGTGCTGAAGTCCGAGCTCCTCGCAGAAGGCGTCGTCTTCCGCTCCGAGACGGACACCGAGGTTGCTGCGCAGATGCTGGCGCGCGCCTACGCCTCCAGCGGCGACCTGACCGCGGCCATGCAGGCGGTGGTGAACCGTCTGGAAGGCGCTTTCACCTTGTTGGCCGTCCATGCCGACTCGCCTGACACCGTGGTAGCGGCACGTCGCAACTCTCCCCTGGTCATCGGCCTGGGGGAGGGGGAGAACTTCCTCGGGTCCGACGTGGCGGCCTTCATCGGGCACACTCGTATGGCGATGGAAGTCGACCAGGACCAGATCGTCACGATCACGGCTGAGGACGTCCGCGTCATCTCCTTCGACGGGACACCCGCTGAGGGCAAATGCTTCGAGGTCACCTGGGACGCCGCGCAGGCGGAGAAGGGCGGGCACCGCTCCTTCATGGAGAAAGAGATCCTGGAGCAGCCGCACGCCCTGGCGGACACTTTGCTGGGTCGGAGCAACCCTGAAGGCGATCTCGTCCTCGACGAGATGCGGATCGATCCCGATCGACTGCGGGCAGTTTCCAAGATCGTGATCGTGGCCTGTGGCACCGCTTTCTACTCCGGTCTCACCGCAAAATACGCGATCGAGCACTGGACCCGGATTCCCTGTGCGGTCGAGCTGGCTCACGAGTTCCGCTACTGCGACCCCGTGATCGATGACTCCACCCTGGTGGTGTCCATCAGCCAGTCCGGCGAGACGATGGACACCTTGATGGCGGTCAAACACGCCCGGGCACTCGGCGCGCTCACACTGTCGATCTGTAATACGCATGGCGCGACGATCCCCAGGGAGAGCGACGCCGCCCTCTACACCCACGCCGGGCCAGAGATCGCGGTGGCTTCGACGAAGGCCTTCACCGCTCAGATCGCAGCCTGTTACCTCTTCGGTCTCTACCTGGCGCAGCTGCGTGGAGACAGCGAGACCGCCCGCGAAGTGATGGCCGAGCTGGCTGAACTCCCTGCCAAGGTCGAGACCGTCCTCGGTGGGATGGCGCGGATCCGGGAGATCGCCCACTTCATGGCCGACACCCGTTCGGTGCTCTTCCTGGGGCGGCACGTCGGGTACCCGATTGCGCTCGAAGGTGCCTTGAAGCTCAAGGAGATCGCCTATATCCATGCCGAGGGCTTCGCTGCAGGTGAGCTGAAGCACGGTCCTATCGCGCTCATCGAGCCCGGGCAGCCTGTCTTCATCGTGGTGCCCTCGCCGTCGACCCCGCACCACTTGCACGACAAGGTCGTCTCCAATATCCAGGAGATTCGGGCTCGGGGTGCACGCACCTTGGTCATCGCCGAGGACGGCGACGAAACTGTCCTGCCCTTCGCCGACGAGGTGATCGAGGTACCGGCTAGCAGCCCGCTGCTCGCGCCGCTGCTCACGATCATTCCGCTGCAGGTCTTCGCCTGTGAGCTGGCCACGGCCAAGGGGCTGGACGTCGACCAGCCGCGTAACCTGGCCAAGAGCGTCACCGTCGAATGA
- a CDS encoding NAD(P)H-hydrate dehydratase: MVLQAWSVPDVRAAEAVLMERLPEGELMHRAAKGLSKVLRSRVKGRPRAARVVGLVGSGGNGGDTLYALARLARKESAAGVAALLLSESGVHPSALDMARRCGVQVVDALVAKAGDVLAIVAEADILVDGLTGIGGRPGWQPTVADLIEGILEAVPADARIIAVDLPSGADPAGEHIASASVWADETVAFGVPKPVHILATEPRCGVLTVVDIGLVPHSLPAAERLEHDDVARLWPVPLPRDDKYSRGVLGVVAGSQVYSGAAVLTVLGAVCSGAGMVRYIGPGTPSTLVRTAAPEAVITSTPGAAHVDAWVVGPGIDIKDNRSSAAVRQADAVRTVLRSDMPRVVDAGGLDLVETPSHIGHEKTLLTPHAGELARLLSRLTGEKVDREDIVNAPVTHARRAADLLDSTVLLKGQITYVVPPTDSGLPVRAQSDAPAWAATAGSGDVLAGLAGTLLCSGLSAVDAGSLASLVHGVAAERLSRGGPIRARDLAEELAPTLAVLLSRR, encoded by the coding sequence GTGGTTCTGCAGGCGTGGTCCGTGCCGGATGTTCGGGCGGCCGAAGCCGTACTGATGGAACGGCTCCCTGAGGGGGAGCTCATGCATCGGGCAGCCAAAGGGCTCAGCAAAGTGCTGCGCAGTCGCGTCAAAGGGCGCCCTCGCGCTGCTCGAGTGGTCGGGCTCGTCGGCTCGGGAGGCAACGGAGGGGACACCCTGTATGCGCTGGCCCGGTTGGCGCGGAAGGAATCCGCCGCTGGCGTTGCCGCGCTGCTGCTCTCCGAGAGTGGAGTTCACCCCTCAGCACTGGATATGGCACGGCGATGCGGGGTGCAGGTGGTCGACGCGCTGGTGGCCAAGGCGGGGGACGTCTTGGCCATCGTCGCCGAGGCCGACATCCTGGTGGACGGGCTCACCGGCATCGGTGGACGTCCTGGCTGGCAGCCCACTGTCGCCGACCTGATCGAGGGGATCCTCGAAGCGGTACCGGCCGATGCGCGTATCATCGCGGTCGACCTGCCCAGTGGCGCGGATCCGGCAGGTGAACACATCGCTTCTGCCAGCGTCTGGGCCGACGAGACCGTGGCTTTTGGTGTTCCTAAACCGGTGCACATCTTGGCCACCGAGCCACGCTGCGGTGTGTTGACCGTCGTTGACATCGGGTTGGTACCCCACAGCCTTCCTGCCGCGGAACGCCTCGAACACGACGATGTGGCCAGGCTCTGGCCGGTTCCCCTTCCTCGCGACGACAAGTACTCACGCGGCGTGCTCGGCGTGGTCGCGGGAAGCCAGGTCTACTCCGGCGCCGCCGTCCTGACCGTGCTGGGGGCGGTCTGTTCCGGAGCAGGGATGGTGCGATATATCGGACCGGGCACCCCATCAACTCTCGTTCGTACTGCGGCACCAGAAGCGGTGATCACGTCCACTCCAGGTGCCGCTCACGTCGATGCTTGGGTGGTCGGACCAGGCATCGACATCAAGGACAACCGTTCGAGTGCGGCGGTAAGACAGGCCGATGCAGTTCGCACGGTGCTGAGGTCGGACATGCCACGAGTGGTCGACGCGGGGGGACTCGACCTCGTGGAGACTCCGAGCCACATCGGGCATGAGAAGACCCTGCTGACACCGCACGCAGGCGAGCTGGCACGGCTGCTCAGCAGGCTGACCGGTGAGAAGGTCGACCGGGAGGACATCGTGAACGCTCCGGTCACCCACGCGCGGCGGGCTGCTGACCTCCTCGACAGCACGGTCCTTCTCAAAGGTCAGATCACTTACGTGGTTCCGCCGACCGATTCCGGGCTACCCGTGCGAGCTCAGTCCGATGCCCCGGCTTGGGCCGCGACTGCAGGATCAGGGGACGTTCTCGCAGGGCTCGCCGGCACGCTCCTCTGTTCGGGGCTGTCCGCGGTCGATGCCGGAAGCCTTGCCTCCCTGGTGCACGGGGTCGCTGCAGAACGACTCAGCCGCGGTGGCCCGATACGTGCTCGAGATCTCGCTGAAGAGCTGGCTCCGACTCTGGCTGTTCTGCTTTCCCGCCGCTGA
- the coaA gene encoding type I pantothenate kinase, translated as MSHSHDSIPSPYVELDRSAWARLREAHPLRLTDADVARIAGLGEQIDLREVEDVYLPLSRLLSFYVEGTDSLHTITSNFLGERPERTPFVIGVAGSVAVGKSTTARLLREMLARWPSTPRVELVTTDGFLYPNAELERRGLLERKGFPESYDQRALLRFVAEVKAGADVVTAPVYSHLVYDIVPDRRIEVRRPDVLIVEGLNVLQSPRLRPDGRYGLAVSDFFDFSVYVDARVEDIKRWYINRFLTLRRTAFADPGSYFHRYADLSDAEAVSMASGIWEAINGPNLRQNVQLTRARATLVLTKGADHSVRNVRLRKL; from the coding sequence GTGTCTCATTCGCATGACTCCATCCCGTCACCGTACGTCGAACTCGACCGGTCGGCCTGGGCGCGGCTGCGGGAAGCCCATCCGCTACGTCTGACCGATGCTGACGTCGCCCGTATCGCCGGTCTGGGCGAGCAGATCGATCTACGGGAGGTGGAGGACGTCTACCTCCCGCTATCCCGGCTGCTCAGTTTCTATGTCGAGGGAACCGATTCCCTGCACACGATCACCAGCAACTTTCTGGGCGAACGTCCAGAACGGACACCTTTCGTGATCGGAGTCGCCGGTTCTGTCGCGGTCGGTAAGTCGACCACAGCACGCCTGCTGCGAGAGATGTTGGCCCGCTGGCCGAGCACGCCTCGGGTGGAGCTGGTGACCACCGATGGCTTCTTGTATCCGAATGCGGAGTTGGAAAGACGTGGTCTCCTGGAACGCAAGGGGTTCCCGGAGAGCTACGACCAACGTGCCCTGTTACGTTTCGTTGCCGAGGTGAAGGCCGGCGCCGATGTGGTCACAGCCCCGGTCTACAGCCACCTGGTCTACGACATCGTTCCGGACCGGCGGATCGAGGTCCGCAGACCCGATGTGTTGATCGTGGAGGGGCTCAATGTCCTGCAGAGTCCTCGGCTGCGCCCGGACGGTCGGTACGGGCTGGCGGTGTCCGACTTCTTCGATTTCTCGGTCTACGTCGATGCCCGGGTCGAGGACATCAAACGCTGGTACATCAACCGTTTCCTGACCTTGCGGCGCACTGCTTTTGCTGACCCCGGTAGCTATTTCCACCGGTATGCGGATCTGTCCGATGCTGAGGCGGTGTCCATGGCCTCAGGAATCTGGGAGGCGATCAACGGGCCGAACCTGCGTCAGAACGTACAGCTCACCCGGGCCCGCGCGACTTTGGTCTTGACCAAGGGCGCGGATCACAGTGTGCGGAATGTCAGGCTTCGCAAGTTGTGA
- a CDS encoding PhoH family protein, producing the protein MESSRNNQERLTYVLDTSVLLSDPRAMLRFAEHDVVLPVLVIVELEAKRHDPELGYFARQALRLLDDLRRQHGHLDQPVPVGECGGTVHVELNRQGKEHLPYGLRLEDNDSRILAVARNLAFDGRSVVVVSKDLPMRIKASAMGLDAQEYRAELVADSGWTGLVEHQVGAEEMDLLYEAGRTTMSLSGPLPVNTGLVLSAPHSHALGRVMADGSVRLVRGERDVFGLHGRSAEQRIAIDLLLDPDIGIVSLGGRAGTGKSALALCAGLEAVLERRQHRKVVVFRPLYAVGGQELGYLPGSESEKMGPWAQAVFDTLSAVVSNEVVEEVLDRGLLEVLPLTHIRGRSLHDAFVVVDEAQSLERNVLLTVLSRIGQNSRVVLTHDVAQRDNLRVGRHDGVAAVIEKLKGNALFAHVTLTRSERSPIAALVTRLLEGGEI; encoded by the coding sequence ATGGAGTCCTCCAGGAATAACCAGGAGCGGTTGACCTACGTCCTGGACACCTCGGTCCTTCTTTCGGACCCGAGAGCTATGTTGCGTTTCGCTGAGCATGACGTGGTTCTCCCCGTGCTGGTGATCGTGGAGCTGGAAGCAAAACGACATGACCCCGAACTGGGGTATTTCGCCCGTCAAGCCCTTCGCCTGCTGGACGATCTGCGGAGACAGCATGGTCATCTGGATCAACCGGTTCCGGTGGGTGAGTGCGGGGGCACCGTGCATGTGGAGCTGAACCGGCAGGGCAAGGAACACCTTCCTTACGGGCTGCGACTGGAGGACAACGACAGTCGGATCCTGGCGGTAGCTCGCAACCTGGCGTTCGACGGGCGATCTGTGGTGGTGGTCAGCAAAGACCTTCCGATGCGGATCAAGGCATCCGCGATGGGCCTGGACGCTCAGGAGTACCGGGCTGAGCTGGTGGCCGATTCGGGGTGGACCGGTCTGGTCGAGCACCAGGTCGGTGCCGAGGAGATGGACCTGTTGTACGAGGCGGGTCGAACGACGATGTCCCTGTCTGGGCCGCTTCCGGTGAATACGGGGCTGGTGCTGTCTGCGCCGCACTCGCACGCGCTGGGACGGGTGATGGCGGACGGTTCGGTACGCCTGGTCCGCGGTGAACGGGATGTCTTCGGGCTGCATGGCCGTAGCGCAGAGCAGCGGATCGCGATCGATCTGCTCCTGGACCCGGACATCGGGATCGTCAGCCTGGGAGGACGGGCAGGGACCGGGAAGAGCGCCTTGGCCTTGTGCGCGGGCTTGGAAGCAGTGCTGGAGCGAAGACAGCACCGCAAGGTGGTCGTCTTCCGCCCGTTGTACGCGGTGGGTGGTCAGGAGCTCGGCTATCTGCCCGGGAGCGAGAGCGAGAAGATGGGCCCTTGGGCGCAGGCGGTTTTCGACACTCTCTCTGCTGTGGTGAGTAACGAAGTGGTGGAGGAGGTTCTGGACCGGGGCCTGCTGGAGGTGCTGCCGTTGACCCATATCCGGGGGAGGTCGCTGCATGATGCCTTCGTCGTGGTGGACGAAGCACAGTCCTTGGAACGGAACGTTCTGCTGACCGTTCTGTCGAGAATCGGGCAGAATTCTCGGGTGGTGTTGACCCATGACGTGGCCCAGCGGGACAACCTGCGGGTGGGTCGGCATGATGGCGTTGCTGCCGTGATCGAGAAGCTCAAGGGGAACGCTCTTTTCGCGCATGTCACTCTGACCCGGAGTGAACGGAGCCCGATTGCGGCTCTGGTGACTCGCCTCTTGGAGGGCGGAGAGATCTGA
- a CDS encoding holo-ACP synthase: MIVGIGTDVCEIARLGRALSRTPELRHRLFTETEAELPLESLAARFAAKEALAKALGAPAGLSWSDAEVLRGADGAPTVVMRGSVAARAEQLGVTRVHLSLSHDAGIATAFVVAEH, translated from the coding sequence ATGATCGTAGGGATCGGCACCGATGTCTGCGAGATCGCAAGGTTGGGCAGAGCGCTTTCCCGCACTCCAGAGCTCCGTCATCGGCTCTTCACCGAGACCGAGGCGGAGCTTCCTCTGGAGTCCTTGGCCGCCAGATTTGCGGCCAAGGAAGCCCTCGCCAAAGCGTTGGGTGCTCCTGCAGGGTTGAGCTGGTCGGATGCAGAGGTGCTTCGCGGCGCGGATGGAGCGCCGACCGTCGTGATGCGGGGTAGCGTGGCTGCACGAGCCGAACAACTGGGTGTGACACGGGTTCATCTGTCGCTCTCCCATGACGCAGGCATCGCGACGGCCTTCGTGGTCGCCGAACACTGA